One window of the Colletotrichum destructivum chromosome 4, complete sequence genome contains the following:
- a CDS encoding Putative inositolphosphotransferase Aur1/Ipt1, with product MGIGAVAEPLVVITLLFGGTWFNRNTGGNTYDNLGWKGPDIDDVEHKRSDERRSGNSTPDSEESLLSLGGAFSSSSTLSPHEEPPRRTRRIKFFGYQRLVTTPNTRAHKDRLLSRVLRKFPFLVEAWYWALIYWVYQVGRAFTALTLNEGTVDVARKHALQLIHLEQRLHIFIEVPVQQYFLQMPTVMHWINRIYSFIHIPGTILFLVILYFVTTTRKRRALSAKLGGNENVRWNSAGPALYEARRRTMATCNLLAFVVFTLWPCMPPRLLSDPKYNGPDAGESKSFGFVDTVHSSSGESSVWTTNKFCNQYAAMPSLHFGYSLLIGLTVATLPMPSIRSRPWKRFAIAAIGMSYPALILTAIVATANHFVLDAVAGAIVCGLAWNCNGVLLNLLVVEDYFLHVLRLHKPVNWTDPEVSAVEREWKPSMALGDDA from the exons ATGGGTATCGGAGCCGTGGCAGAGCCCCTGGTGGTCATCACCCTATTGTTCGGCGGCACATGGTTCAACCGCAACACCGGTGGCAACACCTACGACAACCTAGGATGGAAGGGCCCCGAtatcgacgacgtcgagcacAAGCGATCTGACGAGCGCCGTTCCGGAAATTCGACGCCCGACTCGGAAGAGTCTCTCCTctcgctcggcggcgcctttAGCTCGTCATCGACCTTGTCGCCGCACGAGGAGCCCCCGCGCCGCACACGCCGCATCAAGTTCTTTGGCTACCAGCGTCTCGTCACAACACCCAACACGAGAGCACACAAGGACAGGCTCCTTAGCCGGGTGCTCCGCAAGTTCCCCTTCCTCGTGGAGGCTTGGTACTGGGCTCTCATCTACTGGGTTTACCAGGTCGGACGGGCCTTCACCGCACTCACCCTCAACGAGGGGACGGTCGACGTCGCGCGCAAGCATGCGCTCCAGCTCATCCACCTCGAGCAGCGCCTGCACATCTTCATCGAGGTGCCGGTGCAGCAGTACTTCCTCCAGATGCCGACGGTGATGCACTGGATCAACCGCATCTACTCCTTCATCCACATCCCCGGCACGATCCTgttcctcgtcatcctctacttcgtcaccaccacccgcAAGCGCCGCGCCCTCTCGGCCaagctcggcggcaacgagaACGTCCGCTGGAACTCGGCCGGCCCGGCCCTGTACGAGGCCCGCCGTCGCACCATGGCCACCTGCAACCtgctcgccttcgtcgtcttcaccCTCTGGCCCTGCATGCCGCCCCGCCTGCTGAGCGACCCCAAGTACAACGGgcccgacgccggcgagtCCAAGAGCTTCGGCTTTGTCGACACGGTCCACAGCTCCTCGGGCGAGAGCAGCGTCTGGACGACCAACAAGTTCTGCAACCAGTATG CCGCCATGCCCTCGCTGCACTTTGGCTACTCCCTCCTTATCGGCCTCACCGTCGCGACCCTGCCGATGCCCTCGATCCGCTCGCGCCCGTGGAAGCgcttcgccatcgccgccatcggcatgTCCTACCCGGCTCTGATCCTGACGGCCATTGTCGCGACCGCCAACCACTTCGTGCTCGACgctgtcgccggcgccatcgtctgCGGTCTCGCCTGGAACTGCAACGGCGTGCTGCTGAACCtgcttgtcgtcgaggactACTTCCTCCACGTCCTGCGCCTGCACAAGCCCGTCAACTGGACCGACCCGGAggtctcggccgtcgagaGGGAGTGGAAGCCCAGCATGgcgctgggcgacgacgcctga
- a CDS encoding Putative six-hairpin glycosidase superfamily, glycosyl hydrolase, family 88 — protein MRTIAPLLALAGTLALASKCSSRPYSEWLASSFIARKTPIDAGYGPAVLYDGIARAAAHVGNATLLAAAEAAVSSLVSDAGVIDGWDPEWYSLDDLRIGNNLLWFHQRTNETRYKVAADGLRRQLGRWPRTPSGGFWHRAPIYEDQMWLDGIYMADTFYATYVSLFEPRNTTAWDEIALQFDLIEEHTRNHTSNLLVHGYDEARDAVWADPITGASPLVWNRAVGWYFMALVDTLQVWPRDHPAYGRLLGYFATLADGLERSQDEGGGWWLIMNEGYEARAGNYIESSAAAMFAYGLLRGVRDGFLAARYRDVGLRAYRLLTRDFIRDDGDGNVSFLGTVRVGSLNSNASFEYYVSIPVVENDARGGGSFMFAAIEAEKIKA, from the exons ATGCGCACCatcgcccccctcctcgccctcgccgggaCGCTCGCCCTGGCCTCCAAGTGTTCATCCCGGCCCTACTCGGAATGGctcgcctcctccttcatcgCCCGCAAGACCCCGATCGACGCGGGCTACGGCCCGGCCGTGCTATACGACGGCATCgctcgcgccgccgcccatgtcGGCAACGCGACgctccttgccgccgccgaggcggctgTCTCCTCGCTCGTCTCGGACGCGGGCGTGATCGACGGCTGGGACCCGGAGTGGTATTcgctcgacgacctgcgcATCGGGAACAACCTCCTCTGGTTCCACCAGCGCACCAACGAGACCAGATacaaggtcgccgccgacgggctgcggcggcagctgggccgctggccgaggacgccgagcggCGGGTTCTGGCACCGCGCGCCCATCTACGAGGACCAGATGTGGCTGGACGGCATCTACATGGCCGATACCTTCTACGCGACCTACGTCTCGCTGTTCGAGCCGCGCAACACGACGGCGTGGGACGAGATCGCGCTGCAGTTCGACCTCATTGAGGAGCACACGCGGAACCACACGAGCAACCTGCTGGTGCACGGCTACGACGAGGCCCGGGACGCCGTGTGGGCTGACCCGATCACGGGCGCGAGCCCCCTGGTCTGGAATCGCGCGGTGGGCTGGTACTTCATGGCGCTCGTCGACACGCTGCAGGTCTGGCCGCGCGACCACCCGGCGTACGGGCGGCTGCTGGGCTACTtcgccaccctcgccgacgggctCGAGAGGAGccaggacgagggcggcgggtggtGGCTCATCATGAACGAGGGGTACGAGGCGCGCGCGGGGAACTACATCGAgtcgagcgccgccgccatgttCGCGTACGGCCTCCTCCGCGGCGTGCGGGACGGGTTCCTGGCGGCGCGGTACCGGGACGTCGGCCTGCGGGCGTACCGGCTGCTGACGAGGGACTTTATCCGGGATGACGGGGACGGGAACGTCAGCTTCCTGGGCACCGTCCGGGTCGGCAGCCTGAACTCGAACGCGAGCTTTGAG TACTATGTCAGTATCCCAGTCGTCGAGAACGATGCCCGTGGCGGGGGTTCGTTCATGTTCgcggccatcgaggccgagaaaaTCAAGGCCTAG